The bacterium genome contains the following window.
GCTGCGGCGCATGGGCGAGTTGCTCAACTAGGACGGAACACCGGGGCGGGGTGTCACTGGGCTGACGCCCCGCCCCACCGCAAGGTGACGACTGTCGTGTTTCTCGTGCTGTCTGCCAATGCCGGACTGGACCGGACCTACCTGGTCTCGAACTTCGCCGTGGGGATGTACCACCAGCCGCGGCGCTTCCGGGTGCTCCCGGGCGGCAAGGGTGTGAATGTCGCGCGGGTCCTGCGGCAGTTCGGGGACGAGGTCATTATCACCGGATTTGCCGGAGGACACATCGGCGCCGCGGTGACGAGCATGCTCAAGGCCGACGGGGTCCGTACGGAATTCGTGCGCATCGCCGAGGACTCGCGCATCTGCCTGAACATCGTGGACGAGACGACGCGCTCACAGACGCAGCTTGACGAGGTGGGGCCGCTGGTCTCGCCCGCGGAGCTGGCCCACCTGAGGCAGCAGTGGAACCGCCTGCTGCCCCACGCGCAGATGGTCGTGATCTCGGGCAGCGCCCCGCGTGGGGTGCCGTTCGATGCCTACGTGGACATGATCTTCAGCGCCAAGGAGCGGCGGCTGCCGGTCGTGCTGGACGTGCACGAGCCGTATCTGTCCAGCGCGGTGC
Protein-coding sequences here:
- a CDS encoding 1-phosphofructokinase family hexose kinase yields the protein AAAHGRVAQLGRNTGAGCHWADAPPHRKVTTVVFLVLSANAGLDRTYLVSNFAVGMYHQPRRFRVLPGGKGVNVARVLRQFGDEVIITGFAGGHIGAAVTSMLKADGVRTEFVRIAEDSRICLNIVDETTRSQTQLDEVGPLVSPAELAHLRQQWNRLLPHAQMVVISGSAPRGVPFDAYVDMIFSAKERRLPVVLDVHEPYLSSAVQAGPTVLKPNQNELTALAGTELSVPAGVVQAGRDLMRHGIKMVLTSLGKQGAIAVTAEAGEWWAKPPTTDAVSEVGSGDAMVAGLVHASVNRATLQGRLRWAVAAGSANAAQLGAGLCDKGEVEKLLESVEVQQLTAEGEVQPPEAPPAEP